One Pithys albifrons albifrons isolate INPA30051 chromosome 17, PitAlb_v1, whole genome shotgun sequence genomic window carries:
- the YWHAH gene encoding 14-3-3 protein eta, protein MGDREQLLQRARLAEQAERYDDMASAMKSVTELNEPLSNEDRNLLSVAYKNVVGARRSSWRVISSIEQKTMADGNEKKLEKVKAYREKIEKELETVCNDVLALLDKYLIKNCNDFQYESKVFYLKMKGDYYRYLAEVAAGEKKNSVVEASEAAYKEAFEISKEHMQPTHPIRLGLALNFSVFYYEIQNAPEQACLLAKQAFDDAIAELDTLNEDSYKDSTLIMQLLRDNLTLWTSDQQDEEAGEGNN, encoded by the exons ATGGGGGACcgagagcagctgctgcagcgaGCCCGCCTGGCCGAGCAGGCGGAGAGATACGATGACATGGCCTCGGCCATGAAGTCG GTGACTGAGCTCAACGAGCCCCTCTCAAATGAGGACAGAAACCTGCTGTCTGTAGCCTACAAGAACGTAGTCGGAGCCAGACGCTCTTCCTGGCGTGTCATCAGCAGCATAGAGCAGAAGACCATGGCAGATGGGAATGAGAAGAAGCTGGAGAAGGTTAAAGCCTATAGGGAGAAGATAGAAAAGGAGCTCGAGACAGTGTGCAATGATGTTTTGGCTCTCCTAGATAAATACTTGATCAAGAACTGCAATGACTTCCAGTATGAGAGCAAGGTCTTTTACCTGAAAATGAAAGGGGATTACTACCGCTATTTGGCAGAAGTTGCAGCTGGAGAGAAGAAGAACAGTGTGGTGGAGGCCTCAGAAGCTGCCTACAAAGAGGCTTTCGAAATCAGCAAAGAGCACATGCAGCCCACTCACCCCATTAGGCTCGGGCTGGCACTCAACTTCTCCGTGTTCTACTATGAAATCCAGAATGCCCCTGAGCAGGCCTGCCTTTTAGCCAAACAAGCCTTTGATGATGCCATAGCAGAGCTGGACACACTAAATGAGGATTCCTACAAGGACTCCACTCTCATCATGCAGTTACTTCGAGATAACCTCACTCTGTGGACGAGTGACCAGCAAGATGAAGAAGCAGGAGAGGGCAATAATTGA
- the ANHX gene encoding anomalous homeobox protein, whose translation MRMKRFMAMLNRSKNKDPPPTKLLDLAGELCQELQSSSPSLEKLVGAMMGCKHKMHFLTNIHIVRACVFVHIHNGQHDTACRLLEYCKAEEKEELVQLWHEIHYRRVMEKHQKDSLTPLQKFRCRKRNPPPISLCPEGLKTRNYPEEVRQHLHRFAAEVTANPNKKQREGLARDMNLQPAQVYNWFANYRRRRKSCAPQMEKSLNSAPEGALTCHTKEEQYKGSYTPQPADGSHAGTGSEQVEITLVPCEPGGEQSAADLHKPPEGSYLKMLQSSFEESTELYEAGTSTALFTTPNTEQPVPCCSEAVRKPGPCFSFAVLQPRATVSSAEPSPQQGSLGLCSCWSPPIPDGHLALWQTPSRTRGVSDSTWTPGMEVPVRLCLASLSAHLFLHPAWQEAKPWDKARCWRSQLVTQ comes from the exons ATGAGGATGAAGCGGTTCATGGCCATGTTAAACAGGAGTAAAAACAAGGATCCTCCACCCACCAAGCTGCTGGATCTAGCAGGAGAGCTTTGCCAGGAGCTCCAGAGCTCGTCCCCTAGTCTGGAGAAGCTGGTTGGGGCCATGATGGGCTGCAAACACAAGATGCATTTTCTCACTAACATCCACATTGTCCGGGCTTGTGTGTTCGTTCACATCCATAATGGGCAGCACGACACAGCCTGCAGGCTCCTGGAG tattgcaaggcagaagagaaggaagaactgGTGCAACTTTGGCATGAGATTCACTACCGGAGGGTTATGGAGAAACACCAGAAAGATTCTCTGACACCACTGCAGAAATTCCGCTGCAGGAAGAG GAATCCTCCACCTATTTCCCTTTGTCCTGAAGGTTTGAAGACTAGAAACTATCCAGAAGAAGTTCGCCAGCACCTGCACAGATTTGCTGCAGAGGTGACAGCAAACCCAAACAAGAAACAGCGG GAGGGCTTGGCTCGGGACATGAACCTGCAGCCAGCTCAGGTCTATAATTGGTTTGCAAATTACCGGCGGCGGCGAAAATCCTGTGCCCCTCAGATGGAAAAGTCCCTCAACTCTGCGCCTGAGGGGGCTCTGACTTGCCATACAAAGGAGGAGCAGTATAAAGGATCCTACACTCCCCAGCCTGCAG ATGGATCTCATGCAGGCACTGGTTCTGAGCAAGTGGAGATAACCCTTGTGCCCTGTGAGCCAGGAGGGGAGCAGTCAGCTGCAGATCTGCATAAGCCTCCTGAAGGATCATATTTAAAGATGCTGCAATCCAG CTTTGAGGAGAGCACTGAGCTGTACGAAGCAGGAACAAGCACGGCTTTGTTCACCACTCCCAACACTGAACAACCTGTACCTTGCTGCTCTGAGGCTGTGCGGAAGCCAGGGCCCTGCTTTagctttgctgtgctgcagcccagagcaacagtgagcagtgctgagcccagtccccagcagggcagcctgggccTGTGCTCCTGCTGGTCCCCTCCCATCCCGGATGGACACCTGGCTCTGTGGCAGACCCCCAGCCGCACCAGAGGAGTCTCTGACTCCACGTGGACCCCAGGTATGGAAG TTCCTGTCAGACTGTGTTTGGCAAGCCTCAGTGCCCACCTGTTTCTGCACCCTGCATGGCAGGAAGCCAAGCCCTGGGACAAAGCCAG GTGCTGGAGGAGCCAGCTGGTCACCCAGTGA